CTAAAGCAACAATTACACCTATAATAATTGAAAGGCTCTGTTTATTTTCTTCTATATACTGTTCGGTTTTACTATAAGCCTCCTGAACATCAATGATAGGCTCATCTTTAGTTTCTTCTGCCATTTTTTAATTGATTGAGGTGCAAAAATAAGCTTTTTTTATCATTATCGTAATGTTTTGAACATTAGCGGTAAAACCGGTAAAATTCTCTAATTTTATTGGCCCAATGTATCTCAAAAACATATCACTCATAAACTTTAAAAATTATGCCGCTGCAGAACTTGATTTTTGCACTGGTATTAACTGTTTTACAGGGGTAAATGGTGAAGGGAAAACGAATTTACTTGACGCCATACATTATCTGTCTTTTTGTAAGAGTTTTTTTAATCCGATCGATAGTCAGAATATATTGCACGAAGCCCCTTTCTTTATGATACAGGGCACTTTTGAAGTGGAGGGCGCTAATGAAGAAATATATTGCGGACAAAAACGCAGCCAGAAAAAACAATTTAAACGTAACAAGAGTGAGTATAGCAGGTTGGCCGATCATATTGGTTTATTCCCTCTTGTTATGATTTCACCTGCAGATGCCGATCTGATCAATGAGGGAAGTGAAAGCCGGAGGAAATTCCTGGATAGTGTTATTGCGCAATTCGACCGGGTTTATCTTGAGGATCTTATAAGTTATAACAAAATAATATCACAGCGGAACGCTCTTTTGAAACGTTTTGCCGAAACAGGACGCTTTATAAAGGATTCGCTCGAAGTATGGGATCTTCAAATGGTGGAATTTGCTAAACGTATCAACAAAAAAAGAAAAAGCTTAGTAGATGAGTTGATACCCATATTCCAGCGATATTATGAATTGTTATCGGGAGGCAGAGAACAGGTACAGATCATTTATCATTCAGACCTTAATTATGAAGATTTTGATGTTGTACTAAAAGCCGCCTTGGTAAAGGACAAGGCATTTCAGTACTCTACTGTTGGAGTGCATAAAGATGACCTCGAATTAAAGCTGAACGGGTATCCTGTCAAAAAATACGGTTCACAGGGACAGCAGAAATCGTATTTAATAGCAATGAAACTTGCCCAGTATGACTACATTAAGAAAATTAAAAATGTGGATCCATTATTATTGCTTGACGATATTCATGATAAGTTGGATGAAGCAAGAGTAAAGCAGTTGATGGAATTGGTTAGTAGTGAACATTTCGGACAAATATTTATTACCGATACGCATTCAGATCGCATTTCCGGTATTTTGTCAACTAACAGAAACATCCCTTTCAGGCAGTTTAACATAAAAGACAGTGTTGTAGAGAGCAGGCCGGAGATCATTGGCATATTAACCAATGACCAGTAACAAGCGTCAAATGACTAAATATACCAATGAACAATAATCAACGTACCATAAAGCAGGCCATTGACGAATTGCTGAAGACTTACAGGCTTGACGGGAAAATGGCCGAGTTAAAGCTCATCGATTCGTGGGAGAAAATAATGGGAGGGATGATCTCCAGGCACACAACGGACATTTTTATCCGGAATAAATATTTGTTTGTTAAACTCGATTCGGCTGCACTAAGGCAGGAGCTGTCGTACGGGAAAGAAAAAATTGTTAAAATGCTGAATGATGCTGCCGGTGGTCATGTTATTGAACAGATCGTTTTTCAATAAAGGATGAATATGAAGATCATTGAATGTCCGCGCGACGCTATGCAGGGAATAGAGCAATTTATCCCAACGCAAAAAAAAGCCGATTATATCAATTCGCTTTTAAAAGTTGGTTTTGACACGATCGATTTTGGCAGTTTTGTTTCGCCGAAAGCGATCCCGCAATTGAGGGATACCGCGGAAGTGCTGGGTAAACTTGACTTGAATAATACAAGATCAAAACTATTAGCCATCATCGCGAATGTTCGTGGGGCACAGGATGCAGTTGCATTCAATGAAATACACTATCTCGGTTTCCCGTTCTCGGTTTCCGAAACTTTTCAGCAGCGTAACACCAATTCCTCTATTGAAGAATCGTTGAAAAGGGTGGAGGAGATACAAACCTTGTGTGTAAACAATAAAAAAGAGCTTGTAGTTTATATTTCTATGGCTTTTGGCAATCCTTACGGTGATTTATGGAGCAGTGATATTGTAATAAAATGGACAAGAAAATTGACCTCAATGGGAATTAAGATAATTGCATTGTCGGATACTATTGGTGTTTCAACTCCTTCTACTATTTCTTATTTGTTTTCAAACATAATACCTGAATTTACCGGCGTTGAGATCGGCGCGCATCTGCATACCCGTCCCGATGCCTGGGAAGAAAAAGTTAAGGCCGCTTACAATAATGGTTGCCGCAGATTTGACTCTGCTTTGAAAGGTTTGGGGGGGTGCCCGATGGCCGAAGATGAATTAGTGGGAAATATGCCTACGGAGAACCTGGTACGTTATTTTAATGATCATAAAGTAAATTTGAATCTTAATACTTCAGCGTTTAATGAAGCTATGATTATTGCCGGGCGTACTTTTCCATGCTAATAAAACGTTTGCTTATCAACGCCGTTACCTGTTTATTGTGTTATGGTTTCATACCCGGATATCCCACCTGTTCTTATTATGAAAATACAGAACACAAGGAGTGCAGAAAATATAAAGATTACACGAACATAATAAGCTATCCTGTCATTTAGCCAGGCTATTCCAAACGCCGATAAAAGCAGCACAATAATACACTGTATGGCTGCAATTGTCATAATACGGTTAAGCTTATTTATTTTATACTTAATGTCATTCTCGTATTTCGTTTTAATGGAAAAAGTCGTTTCATATCTGGCGGCAGGTCTTTTGTAGGCTCCGGGCTTGGAAGTTGATGGGATGGCGCTTGTAAAATCAAAGGTTTGGAAATAAATGAGCAGCATGATCCAATAACTTGCGAATATTGGAATAAAAATTTTAGTGGAAAAGTAAGCGTATTTTTTTCGCCGGTGGCTCCTGTAAACAGGAATAATGTTAATAACCAGCAAAATAAAAAACGCCAGTAAATTGAATTTTGTGAAAATCATTTGATGTCAACCAAGATCACAAAGATATGACTTATACTATCCGCTGGATAAAATAGTTTGCTGTATAATACCGATCGAAAGAGAAAATTATTCAAACTTAAACTAAAATATACTGAGCATCGGCATTTACTGTTTAATAAAAAGCTCCCCGCAAAATATAGGGAGCTTTAAATTACTTTGCCTGCTGATCAGGCTTTTGTCCTTTTCTTTTGTTCGTTTTTCAGAGGATTTCTGAAAACGACCTGGTTGTCGAACACGTCAAGCAAGATCTCCGAATCTTTTTGCACACTTCCGCTAAGTATTTGTTTGGATAATTCATTGAGTATATATTTTTGAATTACACGTTTCACCGGTCGTGCACCAAACTGCGGGTCGTAGCCTGTATTGGCGATCCATTCAAATGCATATTCTGTGGCATTGATCTTGATATTACTTTCGGCCAGCATTTTTTGGACTCCCAGGAATTGCAGCTGAACGATATTACGAACATCAGATTGGGTTAACGGGGCAAACATTATTATTTCATCAATGCGGTTCAGGAATTCCGGGCGGATTGTATTTTTTAACAATTCGAACACTTCAGTTTTGTTTTTTTCCATTATATCCTCCCTGTTCTTCTCGTTCATTTTTTCCGAATTGGTCTGGATAATATGTGAACCAAGGTTAGATGTCATTATGATGATTGTATTCTTAAAGTTGACTACGCGTCCTTTATTGTCGGTAAGGCGGCCATCATCCAGCACCTGCAGCAACACATTAAACACATCAGGGTGCGCTTTTTCAATTTCATCAAGTAGTATAACTGAATAAGGTTTTCTTCGAACAGCCTCTGTCAATTGACCTCCTTCATCATATCCGACATATCCGGGAGGAGCCCCTACTAACCGGCTCACCGCGTGGCGCTCCTGGTATTCGCTCATATCAATTCGTGTCATTGAGCTTTCATTGTTAAAAAGGAATTCCGCTAGAGCTTTTGCCAGCTCGGTTTTGCCAACTCCTGTAGTGCCTAGGAATATAAAAGAACCAATCGGACGTTTAACGTCATGCAACCCGGCCCGGCTTCTGCGTATAGCATCGGCAATGGCTCCAATGGCTTCATCTTGTCCGACTACACGTTTATGGAGATCATCTTCCAGGTGTAATAATTTCTCACGTTCACTTTGAAGCATACGGCTAACGGGGATCCCGGTCCACCGGGAAACAACTCCCGCTATATCTTCACTGTCCACTTCTTCCTTAACAAGCTGAGATCCTTTTAATTTCATTTTATCCAACTTAGACTGGAATTCTTCAACATTTTTCTCCGCATCTTTAATCTTCCCATAACGGATTTCCGCTACCTTTCCATAATCACCAGAACGCTCAGCCTGTTCGGCTTCAAACTTTAATTGTTCAATCTGCGCTTTTATTTTTTGTATGCCGTCAATCACATCTTTTTCACTTTGCCATTGAGCCCGCAGATCAGCGCGTTTGTCGCTCAGTTCAGCAATTTCCTTGTTTAGTCCTTCAAGTTTACTCTTGTCATTTTCCCTTTTTATAGCCTCGCGTTCAATTTCGAGCTGGCGTATCTTGCGTTCTGCTTCGTCAAGTTCTGCAGGCATTGAATTGATTTCCATACGCAGCTTGGAAGCGGCTTCGTCAATCAGGTCAATCGCTTTATCGGGTAAAAACCGGTCATTTATATATCGCTGCGAAAGCTCAACCGCCGAAATGATCGCTTCATCCTTGATACGTACTTTATGATGCGCTTCATATTTTTCTTTGATACCGCGAAGTATAGATACAGCATCTTCCAGGGAAGGTTCATCAACCATCACTTTCTGAAAGCGTCTTTCCAGAGCTTTATCCTTTTCGAAATATTTTTGAAACTCATTGAGAGTAGTTGCTCCGATCGCTCTTAACTCACCTCTGGCAAGTGCAGGTTTTAAAATATTAGCGGCGTCCATTGCTCCTTCGCCACCGCCTGCGCCGATAAGCGTATGAATCTCATCAATAAAAAGTACGATATCCCCATCACTGCTGATCACTTCTTTTACCACAGCTTTCAGGCGTTCTTCAAACTCTCCTTTATACTTTGCTCCGGCAATAAGAGCTCCCATATCAAGAGAATAGATTTGTTTGGTTTTCAGATTTTCGGGCACATCACCGTTTATTATCCGATGTGCCAGGCCTTCGGCGATGGCTGTTTTGCCCACACCGGGTTCACCCACCAGTATGGGGTTGTTTTTTGTTCTCCGGGAAAGTATCTGGAGCACCCTTCGTATTTCTTCATCCCGGCCGATCACCGGATCAAGTTTTCCGTTGCGGGCACGCTCATTCAGATTGATGGCGTACTTATTCAACGCGTTATAACTTTCTTCCGCGCTGCTGCTTGTTACTTTCGAACCTTTACGCAGATCAACAATCGCTGCCTTCAGTTCCTTTTCACTAACACCACTGTCCTTCAAGAGTTGAGAAACAGTATCTTTTGCGGATAATATTCCAAGTAACAAATGTTCAATTGAAACATACTCATCATTAAATTCTTTTAATAATGAACCTGCTTTTGTTAATGCAGTATTGGCCGAGTTTGATAAATAAACATTACCACCGGATACTTTGGGATAGGATTCAACAATTTTATCCAATGCCTTTAGTAAGACACCGGTATTAATATTTAATTTTTTAAGTAAGAATAGAGTTACATTCTCGTCTACATTGAAAATAGCTTTTAAAATATGACCATTCTCAATTGCCTGATTGTTATTTATAGTAGCCAGCTTTTGTGCTTCCTGCACCGCTTCCTGCGATTTTATCGTAAAATTATTCAGGTTCATAATAGTTCTGTTTTTGCAGTAAAGGTGCAAAGTTCATTCCATAGGCAGAAACTGATATATATCAGGATTTATTGGCTCAAGGCACCTTAAATAATGACTAATTGACACTGTGTAGTGACGTATTTTCCGAAATTTGCTTAAATTCGTCATTGTATGAAATCCTTCTCTTTCTCTTTATTATTGGAGTGTTTGAAGTTATTTCACATGGTGCTTTGCAGTTTGATTTTAAGAATATGATGTGAGTATGCGGCGGCCTACAATCCATTTATATTATCCGTGGTAATAGTTTAATTACAAATAAGGCCGATAAGTTTCCCATTGGAAAACAATCCGACGAACATGAACTTTTGGTGGACCGAAAGTGAAGAAATTTAAATATAAAATATTTCAAGATATACTTTTAACAATAAGCTGGAAAGGGGATTTTGAACAGATTGGATATCCTGATAATAGGCGTAAGGGTCTAATACTCCGATATATTTGAAGTTATTACAGATTAAAATTCAGCTCCCATATCAAAATATTTTCGTAACTTTTCCGACTATTCCGGTTTATGAAAGTGCTTCGCACCAAATTACTTCTATCTCTTTTTCTTTCTACGATAGTTTCTATTGGTTTTTCGCAACTATATAATTTCCATACATATACAGTTGAAGACGGACTTTCACAATCACAGGTAAGAGCATTGTTTCAGTCTAAGTCAGGCAATTTATGGATCGGGACTTCCAGCGGCGGTATCACCAAATATAACGGTAAAAAGTATTTTAATTATACCAGCGTTAATGGATTGGCTGACAATGAGGTTACATCCATTGTAGGTGACAAATGGGGTAATGTATGGATAGGTACTGTGCAGGGCATGTCGAGATATAACGGCCAGGAGTTTAAGAATTTTTCGACTAAAAACGGCATGGTAAATAACCAGGTAAATGTGTTATGTACTGATACATTTGGTAATATCTGGGCCGGAACCGATGACGGACTTTGTATTTTAATTCCGACAGATAGCACTCACAGTTTTTATAAATTCTCAAATTATTTTTTGAAAGACGGGCTTCCTGATAGCAAGATCACGGCGCTTTTTGCTGATAGAAAAGGGAAAATGTGGATTGGTACAGAAAAAGGCCTGGCAAAAGCAGACAAGGCTCCAAACAGCCGGAATTACACTTTTACTACAATTACCGAAAAGGATGGGATTGCAAGTAATATAATAAACGATATTGCTCAGGACCAAAACGGATATATGTGGTTCGCTACTTCCAAAGGTGTCAGCAAACTTATTTCAAAGGCTAACGAAAAATATAAATTATTGAATTATTCACCGCAAAATGGACTATTGACTAATAAAATAAATTCAATTACTGCAGATACCAAGGGCAGTATATGGCTTTGCAGCGACGTTGGAGTAACAAGGATACTGTTTGAAAATAACACAAGTGATCTGCAGGTCATTAATTATACAGAAAAATCAGGATTAGTGGAAGGTGCCATTAACACCTCACTCGAAGACCGGGAGGGCAATATTTGGTTTGGTGCCGAAAATGGATTAACGCGTTACAGTGGAAGCCGGTTCGTTACCTATACAAAAGAACATGGATTGGTGAATAATGTCGTCTGGTCGATCGTTGGTGATAAAGATGGGAATTTATTGGTCGGGACGGAGGAAGGGCTTTCTCAACTTGAATTAACCGGAGATACCGGACATTTTATAAATTTTACCCGTAACTATAATCTTAATAAAGAAGCAACAACAGCCTTATTCCAGGATAGAGAAAATAATTTATGGATCGGAACAGAACATGTTATAAAGATGACTCCTCAAAAAACCGGAGGATACACTTTAACTGAATTCAGAAACAAAGAATTTTTTGAAGGGCCGGTGTATAGTATTCTTGAAGATAGTAAGGGGAATATCTGGTTTGCGACCTCTAACGGCCTGGTTAGCTACGATGGTGCAGATTTTAAGAAGTATACGCGTGGCGAAGGATTGCCGGATAATCGTGTTTTGAGTTTAATGGAGGACAGGAAAGGTACTCTGTGGGTTGGTACCGAAAAAGGCTTATGCAGTTTTGATGGAAAGGGTTTCACCAAATTTGGTTCCTTCACCGGGTTGAAACTTCAGGTCGCTTCAATGGTTGAAGATGAATCAGGAAACCTGTGGCTGGGATCCTTTTCCGGTGGGGGCCTTACCAGATTTGACGGACAGAACTATACAAATATAAGTGAAGCGGATGGTCTTATATCAAATACAGTCTACCTGCTTATTGTTGACAATTCCGGCGCACTGTGGGTTGGAACAAATAAGGGACTTGATCTTTTTGATATTAATTATTACAATAAATCAGATTCGATAAGGGTCCGGCATTTCAGTAAGAATGAGGGATTCACAGGGATTGAATGTAACAGGAATTCAGTCTACAAAGATTATAGTGGTAAGATATGGTTTGGTACCGTTAAAGGTGTTGTAATGTATAATCCAAAAGAAGATGCACACAACACAATACCTCCCATAACTCAGATCACCGGAGTAAAGCTTTTTAACAAAGAAGATGTTGATTGGTCAAAATACTCCGACAGTATAAATCCGGAAAATAATCTTCCGGAAAAACTCATTGTTCCATATGATCAAAATTTTTTCACATTTAATTTTCTGGGGGTAAGTCTTACAAATCCTGAAAATGTGAGGTACAGGTATAAGCTGGAAGGGTTTAGTGATGAATGGTCTGAACCTACTGCGGAAACTACAGTTCCATTCCCGAATTTACCACATGGACATTACAGTTTTTATGTTATGGCATGCAATAATGAAGGCGTTTGGAACAAAGAACCCGTAAAATTCAGTTTTATTGTTACACCTCCTTTTTGGAAGACAACCTGGTTTTATATTTCGTGTGTATTTATCAGCGCGCTCGGAATATGGGCATTTATCAGCTGGAGAACGAACCAACTTCAGAAGGCCAAGAAAATACTTGAGAATAAAATTATTGAACGCACCCGTGAATTACACGAAAAAAATATTGAACTCGAAAAACTTTCCATTGTAGCCCGCGAAACGGTTAACGCAATTGCCATCGCAACGCCTTCCGGTGAAATAGAATGGGTAAATGAAAGCTTTACACGTATGACGGGGTATACATTGCGCGACCTGAAAGATGACAAAGGCAGTTCGGTATACCAGGCAAGTCATAATCCCATACTTAAAAAGATCATACTCGATTGTGTATCATCTAAACAGTCAAAGATGTATGAGCTGCTCAATCAGACAAAAGAAGGGAAAGAGATATGGATACACACAACACTCACTCCGATATTTGATGAGAACGGACGTGTGAAAAAGCTGGTGTTCATAGATACTGATATTACAGAAAGCAAGCAGGCAGAAGAAATCATCCGTCAGAAGAACAAAGACATGATGGACAGCATAAACTACGCGAAGCTGATACAGGATGCTATTCTCCCCACAAAAGAAGAGATATTACGTGTTTTTCCTGAGTCATTTATCTTCTTCCGGCCAAGGGAAGTTGTCAGTGGTGATTTTTATTGGTTCAATATTGTGGGCGAAACCGTTTATATTGCTGCTGCAGACAGTACGGGACATGGTGTTCCGGGTGCATTCATGAGCCTGATCGGATCCACTTTGTTGAATGAGATCGTCAATCAAAAAGGCATTTTACAGACTGATAAGATATTGAATGCGCTCCACGATGAGATCCGCCTTGTTCTGAAGCAGGGAAAGGAAGGGGTTGAAACGCGCGATGGAATGGACATCGCCTTGTGTGCTATAAATATAAAAACAAACACCGTACATTTTTCAGGTGCTATGAGGCCGATGTATATAATCAATAAAAAAGAAGTTGATGATGGCATTATCGGTGATCATAAAATTCTTGAGATCGCTCCGGACAAACGATCTATTGGTGGGGATCAGCAGGGAAGGATAAGTGAATTTACCAGCCGCGAAATAAAATTAAAAAAAGGCGATGCCATTTACCTGTTCACTGACGGTTATGCCGATCAGTTTGGCGGCCCTAAAGGCAAAAAGATAACTAATGCACGTTTTAAAGAGGCGTTATTATCCTTGCAGGTATTGTCCATGAAAATGCAGGGTAAACTTCTTGAACAGGATCTGCAGAAATGGATGAGAGAACTCGAACAGGTTGATGATATACTTGTAATGGGTATTAAATTCTGACGTTCTTCTGTCAGGAGCATTCCATTAATTAAACAAACGATTTGATAATACGAAGCTGATGAGTGTATCCGTTTTTCTCTTCATTGAAAATCCCATAATGATCAAATTTATCCACCCGTACTTTTCCTGAAGCGTGAATTATTTGACTATTACCAAGCAATATTCCAACATGAATGATCTTACCGGCATCATTGTCAAAAAAAGCCAGATCACCGGGCCTGGCTTCATCAATAAAATCTATTGATTGTCCTCCTTCCACCTGCTGTGACGCGTCTCGTAGAATATTTATTCCGCTTAGTTTTAACACCATTTGAGTAAACCCTGAACAATCAATGCCAAAAGGGGAGCGCCCGCCCCAAAGATAAGGCGCGTTAAGATACAGGTACGCATTCTGGATTATTGTGGCACGTGTTTTTTTTGCAAGTCCGGCTTTTACTGTTTGGCCATCATATTCATAAAGTATATCCTCAATTTTTAATTCTGTGCCTTTTAATGAAGGCAGCTGACTTCCCAACACTATAGGAAGCGCATTGCCCGTTGAAGAAACCATTAAAGGGCGGACAAGATCAGACGCAAGTTGTATGGGTTCTTTTAGAATAGTGTTGTATGTCTTTTGAGTTATGGATTGATATTGTTTTTTGTCGATCCATGAAATGTAACTATCAAAACTGTTATTTATTTTGACCCATTTTTTTTGTTCTTCAATAATTTCAAAGGTTTCACCAAACAAAAGCTGTGTAACCATCTCGCTGCGGTCGGATGGCGATTTGCGGCAGGGTACTATGCTTAAATTACATATTCCGTACATTATCTGTAATGTTGAGTTAAAGATAGTGATTTGATTTTTTTCAAAAATAAAATCACTACATTTCTTTCATCAAACGGCTGTTGCCCAAAAAGCAATACCATTTTAAAATACTGTATGAAGAAGGAAGTCAGGAAAACCGCAATGTTCTGGAGTGGGGGAAAGGATTCGGCCTTTTGCCTGTATAAGTTACTGTCAGATGATTCCATAGAAGTTTGTTCTTTAATAACAACCATCAATGCCGATTTCAAAAGAATATCAATGCATGGTATCAGGGAAGCAATGCTTGATCGGCAAGTTGAATTACTCGACTTACCTCACGTACATCTGATGAAAATGTATGTAATTTCCAATACAAACATGGAGTATGAGGAACAACTTAAAAGAATATTGATTACGCTGAAAAAGGAACAAAATATCACACATGTTGTTTTTGGAGATATTTTTTTGGAAGACCTGAGGCTATACCGGGAAAAGCAGCTTGCACCAATAGGTTTAAAAGCATTATTTCCCTTGTGGGGAATCAATAGCCTTCTCCTTGCCAGAGATTTTATTAGGCAAGGATTTAGATCGGTCACATGCTGTGTTAACGATGGGTTACTTGACGAAAGTTATTGCGGGGTTGAATTTGACGAAGTGTTTTTAAGTCGCTTACCTGTAAGTACAGATCCTTGCGGTGAAAATGGTGAGTTTCATACATTTTGCTATGATGGCCCCCTTTTCAAATATCCTGTGAAGTTTAAACTTGGCGAGAGAATATATAAGCCATTGGAAATTAATTTCGATCAGCATCCGGAGAATAAAATCCAAACAAAGGGTTTTTGGTATATTAATATAATGCCAGTATAAAAGAATATTGTGCAGTTGATTAATAGCATATTTCTATAGCTAATAAAGTGTAGTTTTCCTACCTTTAAAAGCAATGAATACGGTCGCAAGGGTTTATAAAAGTAGAGGAGTCATGGTCTTTGCGGTTTTTTGCATTGTTTTGCTGTTTGCTCAGTGTAAAAAAAGTGAGGATGACCCTTTTGCAAATGTAGATTGCTCAAAAATAAGTTCAGCTTACTCTATGAACATACGTCCCGTATTAATCTCTGCGGCATGCAGCATGCAAGGTTGTCACAATGCAAACTCTCAGTATGGTGACCTAACAAATTATGCCGGCGTTAAAGCCAAGGTCAATAATGGTTCAATGTATTTACGTGTTGTTAAGCAGGGTAATATGCCTCCCTCCGGCGCCCTGTCAATTGACGACAGAAAAAAGATCAAATGTTGGATAGATTCCGGTGCTCCCAATAATTAACTCATTTCCATTATTTCCCAAAGTGGGTAACTGAATCTGCCAATACAGCATATGTACTCGTTCCTCTTAATTGCTTGTTAATAAGTTGTTTGAATCTTCTTCTTCTGTTTTACTATTTTTGTCTTGTTAGGGTGAAAACGTTTTTTTGGAGATTGTTGACTATTGGTAAGAAAAGTACATCGATGTATTTGCCAGGCAGAAGCAGCGACAAATATCCATAATATATAAATGAGTTTTAAGCAGCTTCTTTTTTTTATTCTTGTTGCAACTTCATTATTGGGTTTCGCCAATAGTGAGATTCCTTCGACTCCAAAAATAGTTTTTGAAGAGAACAAAAATCAATGGCCTGAACAGGTCGTTTTTCAGGCGGATGTCCCTTCCGGAAAAATTTTTCTCGAAAAAAATACGTTTACCTATCTGCTTACAGAAAATGTGGACTTCCATGATTTCAAGCGGAATATGGAAGATACTGTTACAGTTCACTACCATTCATACAAAGTAAATTTCAGGAACAGTGATCCGAATGTATCTGTCAAAGGAAGCGATCTGTTCTCTTTTCACAGAAATTA
This genomic stretch from Bacteroidota bacterium harbors:
- a CDS encoding DNA replication/repair protein RecF; the encoded protein is MYLKNISLINFKNYAAAELDFCTGINCFTGVNGEGKTNLLDAIHYLSFCKSFFNPIDSQNILHEAPFFMIQGTFEVEGANEEIYCGQKRSQKKQFKRNKSEYSRLADHIGLFPLVMISPADADLINEGSESRRKFLDSVIAQFDRVYLEDLISYNKIISQRNALLKRFAETGRFIKDSLEVWDLQMVEFAKRINKKRKSLVDELIPIFQRYYELLSGGREQVQIIYHSDLNYEDFDVVLKAALVKDKAFQYSTVGVHKDDLELKLNGYPVKKYGSQGQQKSYLIAMKLAQYDYIKKIKNVDPLLLLDDIHDKLDEARVKQLMELVSSEHFGQIFITDTHSDRISGILSTNRNIPFRQFNIKDSVVESRPEIIGILTNDQ
- a CDS encoding DUF721 domain-containing protein, coding for MPMNNNQRTIKQAIDELLKTYRLDGKMAELKLIDSWEKIMGGMISRHTTDIFIRNKYLFVKLDSAALRQELSYGKEKIVKMLNDAAGGHVIEQIVFQ
- a CDS encoding hydroxymethylglutaryl-CoA lyase, giving the protein MNMKIIECPRDAMQGIEQFIPTQKKADYINSLLKVGFDTIDFGSFVSPKAIPQLRDTAEVLGKLDLNNTRSKLLAIIANVRGAQDAVAFNEIHYLGFPFSVSETFQQRNTNSSIEESLKRVEEIQTLCVNNKKELVVYISMAFGNPYGDLWSSDIVIKWTRKLTSMGIKIIALSDTIGVSTPSTISYLFSNIIPEFTGVEIGAHLHTRPDAWEEKVKAAYNNGCRRFDSALKGLGGCPMAEDELVGNMPTENLVRYFNDHKVNLNLNTSAFNEAMIIAGRTFPC
- the clpB gene encoding ATP-dependent chaperone ClpB, with the protein product MNLNNFTIKSQEAVQEAQKLATINNNQAIENGHILKAIFNVDENVTLFLLKKLNINTGVLLKALDKIVESYPKVSGGNVYLSNSANTALTKAGSLLKEFNDEYVSIEHLLLGILSAKDTVSQLLKDSGVSEKELKAAIVDLRKGSKVTSSSAEESYNALNKYAINLNERARNGKLDPVIGRDEEIRRVLQILSRRTKNNPILVGEPGVGKTAIAEGLAHRIINGDVPENLKTKQIYSLDMGALIAGAKYKGEFEERLKAVVKEVISSDGDIVLFIDEIHTLIGAGGGEGAMDAANILKPALARGELRAIGATTLNEFQKYFEKDKALERRFQKVMVDEPSLEDAVSILRGIKEKYEAHHKVRIKDEAIISAVELSQRYINDRFLPDKAIDLIDEAASKLRMEINSMPAELDEAERKIRQLEIEREAIKRENDKSKLEGLNKEIAELSDKRADLRAQWQSEKDVIDGIQKIKAQIEQLKFEAEQAERSGDYGKVAEIRYGKIKDAEKNVEEFQSKLDKMKLKGSQLVKEEVDSEDIAGVVSRWTGIPVSRMLQSEREKLLHLEDDLHKRVVGQDEAIGAIADAIRRSRAGLHDVKRPIGSFIFLGTTGVGKTELAKALAEFLFNNESSMTRIDMSEYQERHAVSRLVGAPPGYVGYDEGGQLTEAVRRKPYSVILLDEIEKAHPDVFNVLLQVLDDGRLTDNKGRVVNFKNTIIIMTSNLGSHIIQTNSEKMNEKNREDIMEKNKTEVFELLKNTIRPEFLNRIDEIIMFAPLTQSDVRNIVQLQFLGVQKMLAESNIKINATEYAFEWIANTGYDPQFGARPVKRVIQKYILNELSKQILSGSVQKDSEILLDVFDNQVVFRNPLKNEQKKRTKA
- a CDS encoding PAS domain-containing protein; this translates as MKVLRTKLLLSLFLSTIVSIGFSQLYNFHTYTVEDGLSQSQVRALFQSKSGNLWIGTSSGGITKYNGKKYFNYTSVNGLADNEVTSIVGDKWGNVWIGTVQGMSRYNGQEFKNFSTKNGMVNNQVNVLCTDTFGNIWAGTDDGLCILIPTDSTHSFYKFSNYFLKDGLPDSKITALFADRKGKMWIGTEKGLAKADKAPNSRNYTFTTITEKDGIASNIINDIAQDQNGYMWFATSKGVSKLISKANEKYKLLNYSPQNGLLTNKINSITADTKGSIWLCSDVGVTRILFENNTSDLQVINYTEKSGLVEGAINTSLEDREGNIWFGAENGLTRYSGSRFVTYTKEHGLVNNVVWSIVGDKDGNLLVGTEEGLSQLELTGDTGHFINFTRNYNLNKEATTALFQDRENNLWIGTEHVIKMTPQKTGGYTLTEFRNKEFFEGPVYSILEDSKGNIWFATSNGLVSYDGADFKKYTRGEGLPDNRVLSLMEDRKGTLWVGTEKGLCSFDGKGFTKFGSFTGLKLQVASMVEDESGNLWLGSFSGGGLTRFDGQNYTNISEADGLISNTVYLLIVDNSGALWVGTNKGLDLFDINYYNKSDSIRVRHFSKNEGFTGIECNRNSVYKDYSGKIWFGTVKGVVMYNPKEDAHNTIPPITQITGVKLFNKEDVDWSKYSDSINPENNLPEKLIVPYDQNFFTFNFLGVSLTNPENVRYRYKLEGFSDEWSEPTAETTVPFPNLPHGHYSFYVMACNNEGVWNKEPVKFSFIVTPPFWKTTWFYISCVFISALGIWAFISWRTNQLQKAKKILENKIIERTRELHEKNIELEKLSIVARETVNAIAIATPSGEIEWVNESFTRMTGYTLRDLKDDKGSSVYQASHNPILKKIILDCVSSKQSKMYELLNQTKEGKEIWIHTTLTPIFDENGRVKKLVFIDTDITESKQAEEIIRQKNKDMMDSINYAKLIQDAILPTKEEILRVFPESFIFFRPREVVSGDFYWFNIVGETVYIAAADSTGHGVPGAFMSLIGSTLLNEIVNQKGILQTDKILNALHDEIRLVLKQGKEGVETRDGMDIALCAINIKTNTVHFSGAMRPMYIINKKEVDDGIIGDHKILEIAPDKRSIGGDQQGRISEFTSREIKLKKGDAIYLFTDGYADQFGGPKGKKITNARFKEALLSLQVLSMKMQGKLLEQDLQKWMRELEQVDDILVMGIKF